In Nicotiana tabacum cultivar K326 chromosome 11, ASM71507v2, whole genome shotgun sequence, a single window of DNA contains:
- the LOC107822686 gene encoding peroxidase 3, translating to MATLGYLCSLILMCILGLLGSSDAQLQPNFYAKSCPKAEKTIQDYVQKHIPNAPSLAAALIRMHFHDCFVRGCDASVLLNSTSSTGNQTEKVGIPNQTLRGFDFIDAVKKVVEAECPGVVSCADIVALIARDSVVATGGPYWNVPTGRRDGRISNVSETTDIPAPFNNLSSLQTSFAKKGLDLKDLVLLSGAHTIGISHCSSFSTRLYNFTGTFGTQDPSLDSEYAANLKAKKCKSLDDNTTKVEMDPGSSRTFDLSYYKLLLKRRGLFQSDAALTTTTITKSYVNQLVDGSFKEFYTEFAQAMEKMGRIEVKTGSAGEIRKHCAVVNS from the exons ATGGCTACATTAGGCTATTTGTGTTCTTTAATATTGATGTGTATTCTAGGACTCCTAGGATCAAGCGATGCTCAATTGCAACCAAACTTTTATGCAAAGAGCTGTCCAAAAGCAGAGAAGACCATTCAAGACTATGTCCAGAAGCACATTCCAAATGCTCCATCTCTTGCCGCTGCCTTAATTAGAATGCATTTTCATGATTGCTTTGTCAGG GGTTGCGATGCTTCAGTGCTCCTGAATTCAACATCAAGTACAGGAAACCAGACCGAAAAAGTAGGAATCCCTAATCAAACACTGAGAGGCTTCGATTTCATTGATGCTGTGAAAAAAGTAGTTGAAGCTGAATGTCCTGGAGTAGTCTCTTGTGCCGATATCGTTGCATTGATTGCTAGAGACTCTGTTGTGGCCACT GGAGGCCCTTATTGGAATGTGCCAACTGGGAGAAGAGATGGAAGAATCTCTAACGTTTCAGAAACCACAGATATTCCAGCTCCATTCAATAACTTATCTAGTCTCCAGACTTCTTTTGCTAAGAAGGGCCTTGACCTCAAAGACTTGGTTCTATTATCTG GTGCTCATACCATTGGAATCTCTCATTGCTCATCATTTTCAACACGTTTATACAATTTCACTGGAACTTTTGGTACTCAAGATCCATCTTTAGACAGTGAATATGCAGCTAACCTTaaggccaaaaaatgcaaatcgCTCGATGATAACACAACAAAAGTTGAGATGGACCCAGGGAGTTCCAGGACATTTGATCTTAGCTATTACAAGCTTCTACTCAAAAGGAGAGGCCTCTTTCAATCTGATGCTGCCTTGACAACTACTACTATAACAAAGTCATATGTCAACCAACTCGTCGACGGATCATTCAAAGAGTTCTATACTGAATTTGCTCAGGCAATGGAAAAAATGGGAAGAATTGAAGTTAAGACAGGCTCTGCTGGTGAAATTAGGAAGCACTGTGCGGTTGTGAATAGTTAA